The following are from one region of the Staphylococcus schleiferi genome:
- a CDS encoding type 1 glutamine amidotransferase, with protein sequence MHELTVYHFMPDKLNLYSDIGNIMALKYRAKQRNIQLHVVDINDTSDIDLSKADLFFIGGGSDREQSLATESLRKIKTELKTAIEDGMPGLTVCGGYQFLGEKYITPSGEVLEGLHILDFYTEANQERLTGDIVIESETFGTIVGFENHGGRTYHQYDALGTVTYGYGNNDTDKKEGLHYKNLLGTYLHGPILPKNHEMTDYLLKAAAERKGIPFEPLHVDNAEEEQAKQVLIDRARKNKS encoded by the coding sequence GATATTGGTAATATTATGGCGCTCAAATATCGAGCAAAACAAAGAAATATTCAACTTCACGTCGTAGATATCAACGATACAAGTGATATTGATTTATCAAAAGCGGACCTCTTTTTTATCGGAGGTGGCAGTGACCGAGAACAAAGCTTAGCGACTGAGTCATTGCGCAAAATAAAAACAGAGTTGAAGACAGCCATTGAAGATGGGATGCCAGGATTGACAGTTTGTGGTGGATATCAATTTTTAGGAGAAAAATATATTACACCAAGCGGTGAAGTACTCGAAGGTTTACACATTCTTGATTTTTATACAGAGGCGAATCAAGAGCGATTGACAGGGGACATTGTAATCGAAAGTGAGACTTTTGGTACGATTGTAGGTTTTGAAAATCATGGTGGACGTACGTATCATCAATATGATGCGCTAGGGACTGTGACTTATGGTTATGGTAATAATGATACAGACAAAAAAGAAGGTCTACATTATAAAAATTTATTAGGAACCTATTTACATGGTCCGATTTTACCAAAAAATCATGAGATGACGGACTACTTATTGAAAGCTGCTGCAGAACGAAAAGGTATTCCGTTTGAACCCCTTCATGTTGATAATGCTGAAGAAGAACAAGCTAAACAAGTATTAATAGATCGAGCGCGTAAAAATAAAAGTTAA